A window of the Lactobacillus amylovorus DSM 20531 genome harbors these coding sequences:
- a CDS encoding PBP1A family penicillin-binding protein, translating into MNNDQPKRSGFKDAWHRFDSRFFIGRWIILILLTLILLTCTYYTIKVKTSNISNLKASLSTTTTIYDYKGKKAGSLYSQKGSFVEYDKISPNIQNAVISTEDRTFWTNPGFSVKGMVRAAVSLVIHHGQVTGGGSTLTQQLAKNSLLTQQQTFSRKLEELFFAIEINHVYSKKDILTMYLNNAYFGNGVWGVQDASRRYFGKNASDVTVSEAATLAGMLRNPSFYNPVDHMANALSRRNLVLSLMADNGKITSAQAKAYSKEGLTLKNTFKNKDGYRYPYFFDAVVDEAISKYGLTEEQVMNKGLKIYTTLNQNYQSKMQDTFEQSWLFPQNGSDGTEAQGASVAMDPNTGAVRAVVGGRGQHVFRGYNRATQMKRQPGSSIKPLAVYAPALQDGYHYDSELSNKLQKFGKNGYEPHNVDNAYSDKIPMYQALAQSKNVPAVWLLDKIGVNKGVQSVENFGIKVPKSDRNLALALGGLSSGVSPLQMAHAYSAFANKGNLPNNSYFITRITDASGNVLAENGNPGTHRIISENTAKEMTTMMLGVFTNGTGQSAQPSGYRVAGKTGSTEVPNSYGFGTKDQWIVGYTPDIVVATWVGFDRTSRQHYMQGISETGITRLYKAEMEGILPYTAQTQFTEKAPNQIVKDNGSNFDWTGGLGQKIQDGIGSAGQKINEWYNSVKGLFGQ; encoded by the coding sequence ATGAATAATGACCAACCAAAAAGAAGTGGCTTTAAGGATGCATGGCATCGATTTGATAGTCGCTTCTTTATCGGACGCTGGATTATTTTAATCCTACTCACTTTAATACTTTTAACTTGTACATATTATACAATTAAAGTTAAAACTTCGAACATCTCGAATTTAAAGGCGTCACTTTCAACTACAACAACTATTTACGATTATAAGGGCAAAAAAGCAGGTTCCTTATATTCGCAAAAGGGTTCGTTTGTAGAATATGATAAAATTTCGCCAAATATTCAAAATGCGGTCATTTCAACAGAAGACCGTACTTTTTGGACGAACCCTGGTTTTAGTGTTAAAGGTATGGTTCGTGCCGCCGTTAGTTTGGTTATTCACCACGGTCAAGTTACCGGTGGTGGTTCCACATTAACGCAGCAGCTGGCTAAGAACTCACTACTTACTCAGCAGCAGACCTTTTCACGAAAATTGGAAGAATTGTTCTTTGCAATTGAGATCAACCATGTTTATTCCAAAAAAGACATTTTGACGATGTACTTGAATAACGCCTATTTTGGTAACGGTGTCTGGGGCGTGCAAGATGCTAGTCGTAGATATTTTGGTAAAAATGCTAGTGATGTAACTGTCAGTGAAGCTGCCACTTTGGCAGGGATGCTGCGGAATCCTAGTTTCTACAACCCTGTAGACCATATGGCTAATGCACTGTCACGTCGTAATTTGGTTTTGAGCTTAATGGCTGATAATGGCAAAATTACTTCAGCTCAAGCCAAAGCTTATTCAAAAGAGGGCTTAACTTTAAAGAATACCTTTAAGAATAAGGATGGCTACCGTTACCCATACTTCTTTGATGCTGTTGTAGATGAAGCAATTAGTAAGTACGGCTTAACAGAAGAGCAGGTAATGAATAAGGGCCTCAAGATTTACACTACCCTTAACCAAAATTACCAAAGCAAGATGCAAGATACCTTTGAACAAAGCTGGCTTTTCCCACAAAATGGTTCAGATGGTACCGAAGCCCAAGGTGCCAGTGTGGCAATGGATCCTAATACTGGTGCCGTACGTGCAGTTGTTGGGGGACGTGGACAACACGTCTTCCGTGGCTACAACCGTGCAACGCAAATGAAGCGTCAGCCTGGTTCATCGATCAAGCCGCTTGCTGTTTACGCACCAGCTCTTCAAGATGGTTATCATTATGATTCAGAGCTTTCCAACAAACTGCAGAAATTTGGTAAGAACGGTTATGAGCCACACAACGTTGATAATGCCTACTCTGATAAGATTCCAATGTACCAAGCCTTAGCTCAAAGTAAGAATGTACCTGCTGTATGGCTGCTTGATAAGATTGGGGTTAACAAGGGTGTTCAATCTGTTGAAAACTTTGGTATTAAGGTGCCAAAGAGCGATCGCAATCTTGCTTTAGCCCTTGGTGGTCTTTCATCTGGTGTATCACCATTACAAATGGCCCACGCATATTCTGCCTTTGCCAATAAGGGTAATTTGCCTAACAATTCTTACTTTATTACTAGAATTACAGATGCCAGTGGTAATGTTTTAGCAGAAAATGGCAATCCGGGCACACACCGTATTATTTCTGAAAATACGGCAAAAGAAATGACTACGATGATGCTGGGCGTATTTACTAACGGTACAGGTCAATCTGCTCAACCAAGTGGCTACCGTGTTGCTGGTAAAACTGGTTCAACTGAAGTGCCTAACTCATATGGTTTTGGTACTAAGGACCAGTGGATTGTTGGTTATACTCCTGACATCGTTGTCGCAACTTGGGTTGGTTTTGACCGAACCAGTAGGCAGCATTATATGCAAGGAATTTCCGAAACAGGAATTACTAGACTATATAAAGCCGAAATGGAAGGCATTCTGCCGTATACCGCTCAGACTCAATTTACCGAAAAAGCACCTAACCAGATTGTGAAAGATAATGGTTCAAACTTTGATTGGACCGGCGGATTAGGGCAAAAAATTCAAGATGGTATAGGTTCTGCAGGACAGAAGATTAATGAATGGTATAATAGTGTGAAAGGCTTATTTGGCCAATAA
- a CDS encoding acyltransferase domain-containing protein has translation MRNLWLFPGQGGQNPGMLDQVNPQLKEQVEKWTKVKLLDTAEGYQDSVQIQLSILLLQIDQVDQLKKLGWQPTLVAGHSLGIFAAAYAAGVINKEDVRAKQMQECYP, from the coding sequence GCGAAACTTGTGGTTATTTCCAGGTCAAGGTGGTCAAAATCCGGGCATGCTTGACCAAGTCAATCCTCAATTAAAAGAGCAAGTAGAAAAATGGACCAAAGTTAAGCTGCTGGATACTGCTGAAGGCTATCAAGATTCAGTTCAAATTCAGCTGAGTATTTTGCTTTTACAGATTGATCAAGTAGATCAATTAAAAAAGTTAGGCTGGCAGCCGACTTTAGTTGCAGGACATTCTTTAGGCATATTTGCAGCAGCTTATGCAGCTGGTGTCATTAATAAAGAAGATGTTAGAGCTAAGCAGATGCAGGAATGTTATCCATAA
- a CDS encoding alpha-hydroxy-acid oxidizing protein has translation MSEENKNDVVTGASETIDASSGSSMLEHEESKKEEATSPWPGPKGMIPVTSGKADDANVHNRVFLDNILVKMRVIDSVEPDLTTTILGRKYASPLMPAAVSHLNKVLSDKTRKPMQEKAVAARNMDLLNWIGMETNEEYGEIVSQGGDTIRIIKPFADHHKILDEIKFAEDHGAVAVGIDIDHIAGKNGKYDVVDGIPLGSITMADLKHYAESTKLPFIAKGVLSVTDALKARQAGCKAIVVSHHHGRVPFGVPPLAVLPEIKKALVGSGMEIYVDGSLMTGYDAYKALAMGADAVLIGRGILSELLQSGTKAVEDKLKQMNEQLAEMMMYTGVKDTKSFDPDVLYYQK, from the coding sequence ATGAGCGAAGAAAATAAAAATGATGTAGTAACTGGCGCTTCCGAAACTATTGATGCTAGTTCGGGTTCTTCGATGTTAGAACATGAAGAATCTAAAAAAGAAGAAGCCACTAGTCCATGGCCTGGTCCAAAGGGTATGATCCCAGTAACCAGTGGTAAAGCCGACGATGCTAATGTCCATAACCGTGTCTTTTTAGACAACATTTTGGTAAAGATGCGTGTGATCGATTCAGTTGAGCCTGATTTAACTACAACAATTTTAGGTAGAAAGTATGCTTCACCATTGATGCCAGCTGCCGTTTCACACTTAAATAAAGTATTGAGCGATAAAACGAGAAAACCAATGCAAGAAAAAGCAGTTGCCGCTCGCAACATGGATTTGCTTAACTGGATTGGTATGGAAACCAACGAAGAATATGGTGAAATTGTCAGTCAAGGCGGGGACACAATTCGCATTATCAAGCCTTTTGCTGATCATCACAAGATTTTAGATGAAATTAAATTTGCGGAAGATCATGGTGCCGTTGCCGTAGGTATCGACATCGACCATATTGCCGGAAAAAACGGCAAATATGACGTTGTTGACGGTATCCCTTTAGGTTCAATTACAATGGCTGATTTAAAGCATTATGCAGAGAGTACCAAGCTACCGTTTATTGCTAAAGGCGTGTTGTCTGTGACCGATGCTTTGAAGGCCCGTCAAGCGGGATGCAAGGCAATTGTAGTTTCACACCACCATGGTCGCGTACCTTTTGGTGTTCCACCTCTAGCAGTTTTGCCTGAAATTAAAAAAGCACTTGTTGGTAGTGGCATGGAAATTTATGTTGATGGTTCTTTGATGACAGGTTATGATGCATATAAAGCTTTAGCCATGGGTGCTGATGCTGTCTTAATTGGCCGCGGAATCTTGTCAGAACTGCTTCAAAGCGGTACTAAGGCAGTAGAAGATAAGCTCAAGCAAATGAATGAGCAATTGGCAGAAATGATGATGTACACTGGCGTTAAGGATACAAAGTCATTTGATCCTGATGTTTTGTATTATCAAAAATAA
- a CDS encoding RluA family pseudouridine synthase, which translates to MVYNFTLFYPKNLDPLPVSEVLRKLLIPRKWRHYLRIEQNVTINGKYRYFNELVKPGDKIDIVLDQIDSMQQTYPESRRMPDVIYEDDNLLIINKKKGQKTHPNLNETDTALNDCATYLGSSPYIVHRLDMLTGGLLLVAKNPAVVPILNRELTTKTFHREYLAKVIHADKLKKNGTIDLPIGQDPDDQRKRMARSDGLRAVTHYELLKKYDNNTALVKLTLETGRTHQIRVHLSAIGCPIVGDPLYNPDFAGENLALDAYEISLIKPFSFEKLQVKLPAEKIEL; encoded by the coding sequence ATGGTTTATAATTTTACACTTTTTTATCCAAAAAATCTTGATCCATTACCAGTTAGCGAGGTTCTGCGTAAATTACTTATCCCTAGAAAATGGCGCCATTATTTAAGAATCGAGCAAAATGTAACCATTAATGGTAAATACCGCTACTTCAATGAATTGGTTAAGCCAGGTGACAAAATTGATATCGTGCTTGATCAAATTGATTCAATGCAGCAAACTTACCCTGAAAGTAGACGAATGCCTGACGTTATCTACGAAGACGATAATTTATTGATCATTAATAAAAAGAAGGGGCAGAAAACTCACCCTAACTTAAATGAAACTGATACAGCATTGAATGATTGTGCTACTTATTTAGGTAGCAGTCCGTACATCGTACATCGACTCGATATGCTTACAGGCGGTCTGCTTTTGGTGGCTAAAAATCCGGCAGTTGTTCCTATTTTGAATCGAGAACTCACTACTAAAACTTTTCATCGTGAATATTTGGCTAAAGTTATTCATGCGGATAAATTAAAGAAAAACGGTACTATTGATCTTCCTATTGGTCAGGATCCTGATGATCAAAGAAAAAGAATGGCTCGCAGCGATGGTCTAAGGGCTGTAACCCACTATGAATTACTTAAAAAATATGATAACAATACTGCCCTAGTTAAATTAACGCTTGAAACAGGAAGAACTCACCAGATTCGAGTTCATTTATCAGCAATCGGTTGTCCGATCGTTGGTGATCCTTTATACAATCCAGATTTTGCTGGAGAAAATCTAGCTCTTGATGCTTACGAAATTTCATTGATTAAGCCGTTTTCTTTTGAAAAATTACAGGTTAAATTGCCTGCTGAAAAGATTGAGCTGTAA
- a CDS encoding metallophosphoesterase family protein: MKFIHFADAHLDSPFRGLSFLPSKEFNQIYQAADQSLTRIVDLALKQNVDLVLIAGDTFDSNTPSPRAQLFFAEQIKRLTDQKIQVVMIFGNHDHMKKEDLLVTETPYFKLLGNGEKVEKATFATKADFTYDVIGFSYLNNHITRDMIPDFPAKGQNYTFGLMHAQEKTQTNNVYAPFTTSEVQNLNYDYFALGHIHARNNLSENPWIVYPGNIQGRHINEMGTKGCYLGEINEQTKKTSIEFKQTSPIIWQAVEINLEGEIDKAGLQTKIIEVLNQIKQKTYFSLTIKGAQYLTEEERELTADTDFWQTISQNLPFASQLVDVRYETNTSLKLNENDQKAFEKAKAEIFDVDEFNQIVNDWKKKDPEAAALAEDPKFIEAVKQLTEVKLMSKLKGIKDETETN, translated from the coding sequence ATGAAATTTATTCACTTTGCGGATGCGCATTTAGATAGTCCATTTCGTGGGCTATCTTTTTTGCCATCTAAGGAATTTAACCAAATATATCAAGCGGCCGATCAATCATTAACGAGAATTGTTGATTTGGCTTTAAAACAAAATGTTGATTTAGTCTTAATCGCTGGAGATACTTTTGATAGCAACACGCCATCTCCAAGAGCGCAGCTATTTTTTGCCGAACAGATAAAAAGGCTGACTGACCAAAAAATTCAAGTGGTGATGATTTTCGGTAACCACGACCACATGAAAAAAGAAGATCTACTAGTTACTGAAACACCTTATTTCAAATTATTGGGTAATGGTGAAAAAGTGGAGAAAGCCACTTTTGCGACAAAAGCTGATTTTACTTACGATGTAATCGGCTTTTCATATTTGAATAACCATATTACGCGTGACATGATACCTGATTTTCCTGCAAAGGGACAAAATTATACTTTTGGTTTAATGCACGCACAAGAAAAAACACAAACTAATAATGTTTATGCACCATTTACTACTAGTGAAGTGCAGAACCTTAATTACGATTATTTTGCCTTAGGCCATATTCACGCACGCAATAACTTGTCAGAAAATCCATGGATTGTTTATCCAGGTAACATTCAGGGGCGTCACATCAACGAAATGGGCACTAAAGGTTGCTATCTTGGCGAGATCAATGAACAAACTAAGAAGACAAGCATTGAGTTTAAACAAACTAGTCCAATTATTTGGCAAGCTGTCGAAATCAATTTGGAAGGTGAAATCGATAAAGCAGGTTTGCAGACAAAAATCATTGAAGTCCTTAATCAAATTAAGCAAAAGACTTACTTTAGTTTAACCATCAAGGGTGCACAATATTTGACTGAAGAAGAGCGAGAACTGACTGCAGATACTGATTTTTGGCAGACAATCTCGCAAAATTTGCCATTTGCTTCTCAGCTAGTTGACGTTCGTTATGAAACCAATACCAGTTTGAAATTAAATGAGAATGATCAAAAGGCCTTTGAAAAAGCCAAGGCGGAAATTTTTGATGTAGATGAGTTCAATCAAATCGTAAACGACTGGAAGAAAAAAGATCCAGAAGCAGCTGCACTAGCAGAAGATCCTAAATTTATTGAGGCTGTTAAGCAATTAACCGAAGTAAAGCTAATGAGTAAATTGAAAGGAATTAAAGATGAGACTGAAACAAATTAA
- a CDS encoding YlbF family regulator encodes MVNVYDSANKLAEDLTQTDQYKALQKAIKDVEENDESSAMFKKMDELQAKILRAQQAGQPLAAEDQQAYKDLNDQVQKNDLIVNMLKSEQALYDLLNDIQKTYSKPINDLYEDLRN; translated from the coding sequence ATGGTTAACGTTTACGATTCAGCTAACAAATTAGCAGAAGATTTAACACAAACTGATCAATACAAGGCTTTACAAAAGGCTATTAAGGATGTAGAAGAAAACGACGAAAGCTCAGCTATGTTCAAGAAGATGGATGAACTTCAAGCTAAGATTTTGCGTGCTCAACAAGCTGGTCAACCTCTTGCTGCTGAAGATCAACAAGCTTACAAGGACTTGAACGACCAAGTACAAAAGAACGATTTGATCGTTAACATGCTTAAGTCAGAACAAGCTTTATACGACTTGCTTAACGACATCCAAAAGACTTACTCAAAGCCAATTAATGATCTTTATGAAGACCTTAGAAACTAG